From one Streptomyces sp. NBC_01478 genomic stretch:
- a CDS encoding type I polyketide synthase, with protein sequence MSGAAADIAVIGMSCRFPGVHNLGEFWRLLLDGRSTVGKFPVHRAVASTPTPHPDTATMTSGSFFDSIDGFDAEFFGTGSAEATAMDPAQRLGLELAWEAVENARISASALAGREIDVLVGAGPSGYDVLRRLAGSDRDDHYAALGSSGALIANRISSLFDARGMSFCADSGQSSALVSLALACERIRSGAVDMALVGGVNLIVDPEEGLGLANLGALSPDGLCFTFDERASGFVRGEGGGFALLKRLDLAVADSDHIYGVVRGWGVGSGGASSRMPDPSPEAQAATVLSALRRAAVSFDGVDYVEAHGTGTRLGDPAEISGLREVFRETGRRHPLVIGSVKTNVGHLESAAGIVGFIKSVLCLDRAHLVQSLNFRSPNPAIPDFQEDFEVLRAARHWPSAQGRPRRAGVSAFGMGGTNAHVILEEAPQEQTQIRASSEDAASVGVSGVVPWVLSARSEPALREQAARLRDRVAADTSLSTADVGYSLVSTRSSFAHRAVILSGGREESLAGLDLVAAGENSVRVIRGVAEGPPLGPVVFVFPGQGSQWAGMGRRLYAESEVFARGIDECAMALAPWTDWSLVDVLTGAESAASTDRVDVVQPMLFAVMVSLARVWQSLGVVPEVVVGHSQGEIAAACVSGALSLDDAARIVALRSRSLTELAALGGGMSAVSASPEWVRDRLGAWSGRLSTAAVNGPESVVISGDDDALEEFAGRAVGERVRVRRVNVGYASHSNHVERIRDRVLADLAGISPRKTPVEFHSTVTGEVLDPHALDGPYWYDNLRSMVRFGEVVENLMRDRGGVFVEVSPHPVLQVAMEEAADSLAASPVVVGTLHKDDGSVGKVLASLAELHVRGVPVNWEATFLAHRTRRIDLPTYPFQRQRYWLTAPEESDTTPVVARIRTADLDSEASVLHLVCAEAALVLGQKAADLTGADLAARGTDTFKELGFDSSMAVRLRNRLTAAAGVRLPATVAFSYPTPRTLGHHIFSLLEPEATDVPQTLRESSPENHSDDELYELIDRGYV encoded by the coding sequence ATGAGTGGAGCAGCTGCCGATATCGCCGTCATCGGGATGTCGTGCCGCTTCCCCGGTGTGCACAACCTGGGTGAATTCTGGCGCCTGCTGCTCGACGGGAGATCGACCGTCGGGAAGTTCCCCGTGCATCGGGCGGTCGCCTCGACCCCCACTCCTCACCCAGACACCGCCACCATGACATCGGGTTCGTTCTTCGATTCCATCGACGGATTCGATGCGGAGTTCTTCGGCACGGGTTCAGCGGAAGCGACCGCGATGGACCCCGCGCAGCGGCTGGGACTGGAACTCGCCTGGGAGGCCGTCGAAAACGCCCGCATTTCGGCGAGCGCGCTCGCGGGCCGTGAGATCGACGTCCTGGTCGGTGCCGGACCTTCCGGGTACGACGTGCTGCGCAGGCTGGCCGGCAGCGACCGGGACGACCACTACGCCGCGCTGGGTTCGAGCGGTGCGCTGATAGCCAACAGGATCTCCAGCCTGTTCGACGCACGCGGTATGAGCTTCTGCGCGGACTCGGGCCAGTCCTCGGCGCTCGTGTCGTTGGCGCTGGCCTGCGAACGGATCCGCAGCGGCGCGGTCGACATGGCGCTCGTGGGCGGCGTGAACCTGATCGTCGATCCGGAAGAAGGACTCGGCCTGGCGAACCTGGGTGCCTTGTCGCCTGACGGCCTCTGCTTCACCTTCGACGAACGGGCCAGCGGTTTCGTCCGGGGAGAGGGCGGCGGATTCGCCCTGCTCAAACGGCTCGACCTCGCGGTCGCCGACAGCGATCACATCTACGGGGTGGTCCGTGGCTGGGGTGTTGGCAGCGGTGGCGCGTCCTCGCGCATGCCGGATCCCAGCCCTGAGGCGCAGGCGGCGACCGTGCTGTCCGCTCTCCGACGCGCGGCCGTTTCATTCGACGGCGTCGACTACGTTGAGGCCCACGGCACCGGAACACGGCTCGGCGATCCGGCCGAAATCTCCGGCCTGCGTGAGGTGTTCCGGGAAACTGGACGCCGTCACCCCCTGGTGATCGGCTCGGTGAAGACGAACGTCGGGCACCTGGAGTCGGCCGCAGGGATCGTCGGCTTCATCAAGTCTGTGCTCTGCCTTGACCGCGCTCACCTGGTTCAGAGTCTGAACTTCAGGTCTCCGAACCCCGCCATCCCGGACTTCCAGGAGGACTTCGAAGTCCTCCGCGCCGCGCGGCACTGGCCCAGTGCACAGGGCCGGCCACGGCGGGCAGGGGTGTCGGCGTTCGGGATGGGTGGCACGAACGCGCACGTGATCCTCGAAGAGGCACCCCAGGAGCAGACGCAAATCCGTGCATCGAGTGAGGACGCGGCCTCCGTGGGTGTCTCCGGGGTGGTGCCGTGGGTGCTGTCGGCACGGTCGGAGCCCGCGCTGCGGGAGCAGGCGGCACGACTGCGGGATCGCGTGGCCGCGGACACGTCGCTGTCCACGGCCGACGTGGGGTACTCCCTGGTGTCGACGCGGTCGTCGTTCGCACACCGGGCGGTAATACTCAGCGGCGGCCGTGAGGAGTCACTGGCCGGCCTGGACCTAGTGGCGGCAGGCGAGAACTCGGTGCGGGTGATCCGTGGAGTGGCCGAAGGACCGCCGCTGGGTCCGGTGGTCTTCGTATTCCCTGGTCAGGGCTCGCAGTGGGCCGGTATGGGGAGGCGGCTGTACGCCGAGTCGGAGGTCTTCGCTCGCGGCATCGACGAGTGCGCGATGGCCTTGGCGCCGTGGACGGACTGGTCACTGGTCGATGTGCTGACCGGCGCGGAGTCGGCCGCGTCGACGGACCGGGTGGACGTGGTGCAGCCGATGTTGTTCGCGGTGATGGTGTCGTTGGCGCGGGTGTGGCAGTCGCTGGGTGTGGTCCCCGAGGTCGTAGTGGGGCACTCGCAGGGCGAGATCGCCGCCGCGTGCGTGTCGGGTGCGCTCTCGCTCGACGACGCGGCGCGGATCGTTGCATTGCGCAGCCGGTCCCTGACCGAACTGGCCGCCCTGGGCGGTGGGATGAGTGCCGTGTCAGCGTCCCCCGAATGGGTTCGGGACCGGCTGGGGGCGTGGTCCGGGCGCCTCTCCACGGCCGCAGTCAACGGGCCCGAATCGGTAGTGATCTCCGGGGACGACGACGCGCTGGAGGAGTTCGCCGGAAGGGCGGTCGGTGAGAGAGTCCGGGTGCGACGGGTCAACGTGGGCTACGCATCGCACTCCAACCACGTCGAACGCATCCGTGATCGTGTGCTTGCGGACCTCGCGGGAATCTCGCCGAGGAAGACGCCGGTGGAGTTCCACTCCACTGTCACCGGCGAGGTGCTCGACCCACACGCTCTCGACGGACCGTACTGGTACGACAACCTCCGCTCGATGGTGAGATTCGGCGAGGTGGTCGAGAACCTGATGCGAGACCGCGGTGGTGTGTTCGTCGAAGTCAGTCCTCATCCTGTGCTCCAGGTGGCGATGGAGGAGGCCGCCGACTCGCTGGCTGCTTCACCGGTGGTGGTGGGCACGCTGCACAAGGACGACGGGAGCGTGGGCAAGGTCCTGGCGTCGCTGGCCGAGCTCCACGTGCGTGGTGTGCCGGTGAACTGGGAGGCGACGTTCCTCGCGCACCGGACCCGCCGGATCGACCTGCCGACCTACCCGTTCCAGCGGCAGCGGTACTGGCTGACAGCCCCAGAAGAGAGCGACACCACTCCCGTTGTCGCCCGTATCAGGACAGCGGACCTGGACTCGGAAGCATCGGTCCTTCATCTCGTGTGCGCCGAAGCCGCACTGGTGCTGGGCCAGAAGGCCGCGGATCTGACGGGCGCCGATCTCGCGGCAAGGGGGACCGACACCTTCAAGGAGCTGGGCTTCGACTCCTCGATGGCGGTGCGGCTTCGTAACCGGCTCACCGCGGCGGCCGGTGTGCGGCTGCCGGCCACCGTCGCGTTCTCCTACCCCACTCCGCGAACGCTCGGGCATCACATCTTCTCCCTCCTTGAGCCGGAGGCGACCGACGTCCCGCAAACGCTCAGGGAATCGAGTCCGGAGAACCACAGCGATGACGAATTGTACGAATTGATCGACCGCGGATACGTGTAG
- a CDS encoding type I polyketide synthase, protein MTNDDNADVLDYLKRTSIELIETRRRLKELTEAAAEPIAIVGVACRFPGGVTSPEALWDMVRAGRDAMSDFPDDRGWDLDALYDPDPDRPGTCYTRSGGFLHDAGDFDADFFGMNPREALAADPQQRLLLETSWESLERAGIDPQTLRGSDTGVFAGVAYFGYGNHSFTPEAISGYGQTGSLLSMASGRVSYALGLEGPALSTDTACSSSLVAVHQAVQSLRQDECALALAGGVTVMATTQVFREMSRQRGLAVDGRCKAFADAADGTGFSEGVGVLVLERLSDARRNGRRIWALIRGSAINQDGASNGLTAPSGPAQQRVIRAALANSRIQATDVDVVEAHGTGTMLGDPIEAQAVLATYGQDRDPDRPLWLGSLKSNIGHAQAAAGVGGMIKMIMAMRHRTMPRTLHVDRPTTHVDWSAGAVELLTGSMKWPSAPGRPRRAGVSAFGAGGTNAHLILEQAPEDEAVPDAVGQVPGGADGLVPWIVSARSAGALRAQAEKLRDFVTADADLDAVDIGRSLVSNRSLFEHRAVVLGRGRDELLNGLAAVGEGTESARVLRGLAGDLGGTVYMFPGQGSQWAGVARELYEAFPVFARSLDEVCERFDAQLSFALKPLLLADAPPEARARRTDIAQPALFALQVALYRLMVEFCGPPDHLLGHSVGEIAAAHVSGALDLNSATRLVAARGRVMQTVTERGAMLAVRASEHDVSALLGPYDRIGIAAVNGPDSVVVSGSRDEVVELRELLVAGGTSAKLLEVDHAFHSPLMDPILDEFAASIGGFPAGGMSISVVSTRLGREATPEELTSVTHWVNHVREPVRFYTAVECARTAGAHVFLELGPGSTLTSITREAFAVAGVDDAVVLASSRRNRGAVEPLLGALAQFHVRGGAVDWGALFGSRHSVDLPTYAFQRHRYWLDFQAEAGASNMASAGLSTAEHPLLGAVVDHPGTDEVEFTGLWSLRTHDWFADHTAFGEVVVPATAYLDLALWAGDFVGCAAVAELSLEVPLILPASDDVRVRVVVGAPEETGHRSLDVYSHSTGDDPTTGGWTRHATGSLTPGTALKPDAPSLAVWPPPGAKRLDIDGLYDTFMDAGFDYGPTFRGLREVWRRGDELFATARLPTDGEGSLGGGFALHPALIDSALHVVVAGGVIAVDGGQAWMPFSWSGAELLGECGPSVRVRISPAGESAVAVTIADDHGHEIARVGALTFRPTSAEQLRSARGAHEQSLYEVGWRSVQPPARPTPPGQWGVLGNANGLAARLSRPGGDESAVLYASMDDAVAGEAPWHLVLCLDDLVADDPDLLATVGGADTQVLERVQRFLAEESLAGSTLVVLTRLALATGGGEHVESLPGASVWGLIRSAQTEHPGRFRLVDVDDEEASWAGLSDALALDEDQLALRGGAFLVPRMTRAAPAANRIEPPAVGAHRLGIPDKGTLENLIWVPCPEAEAPLTSGQVRVAVHAAGLNFRDVTIALGLVARTAIDAGIGSEGAGTVIEVADDVTGLAPGDRVMGIFSGAFGRVAVADHRMLMPIPEDWSYVEAASVPGAFLTAYYALFRVTNLEKGQRILIHAAAGGVGMAAVQLAKHVGAEIFGTASPAKWPALRDLGLDDAHLASSRDLEFADTFLESSGGRGVDVVLNSLAHSFVDASLRLLPEGGSFVEMGKTDIREPGQVAADHPGVDYRAFDLYEAGPDRISEMFRAVMELFADGRVRFNPIAVRNIRDARTAFREMSQGRHTGKIIFDLGSGYGGGTVLVTGGTGGVGSLVARHLVAEHGVRSLVLAGRRGMAADGAPELVSDLEKAGARVKVVACDVADRAAVADLLADMPPAYPLTAVLHAAGVLADGTVESLTAESLDHVLRAKVGGAVNLHALTKEHHLSAFVLFSALAGTLGTGGQANYAAANGFLDGLAAWRRASGLVGTSLCWGWWQQPSGMTGHLNDVDRSRVRRLGVAEMPAPEALALLDSARAIDRPVLIPARLDLPALRNTTGAELPLLLRDLVDAGRTRRRPTGMSGGGSLLGLPDGLAALARDEAETAVLDWIRLQSALVLGHPSGATVDADQAFTHLGFDSLTSVELCNRLASATGLHLPTTLVFSYPTPRDLARHLLGLLRPVSDTSTAEDAEIREALRTVPIDSLRRAGLLELVLACAEPRRPDADSGADELGAMDLEALVDLALDERGK, encoded by the coding sequence ATGACGAACGACGACAACGCCGATGTTCTCGACTACCTCAAGCGGACATCGATCGAACTGATCGAAACACGCCGGCGCCTGAAGGAGCTGACGGAGGCCGCTGCCGAGCCCATCGCGATCGTGGGCGTCGCCTGCCGTTTCCCGGGAGGGGTGACGTCCCCGGAGGCGCTGTGGGACATGGTGCGGGCGGGCCGGGACGCGATGTCGGACTTCCCCGACGACCGCGGTTGGGACCTGGACGCTCTCTACGACCCGGACCCCGACCGCCCAGGCACCTGCTACACGCGCTCGGGCGGATTCCTGCACGACGCGGGCGACTTCGACGCCGACTTCTTCGGGATGAACCCGCGCGAGGCGTTGGCGGCGGACCCGCAGCAGCGGTTGCTGTTGGAGACCTCGTGGGAGTCGCTGGAGCGAGCCGGCATCGACCCGCAGACCCTGCGCGGCAGTGACACCGGCGTCTTCGCCGGAGTGGCGTACTTCGGGTACGGCAACCACTCCTTCACCCCCGAGGCCATCTCGGGCTACGGGCAGACCGGATCGCTCCTGAGCATGGCGTCCGGACGCGTCTCGTACGCGCTGGGCCTGGAGGGCCCGGCGCTGTCGACCGACACCGCGTGCTCGTCGTCGTTGGTGGCGGTGCACCAGGCGGTGCAGTCACTACGGCAGGACGAGTGCGCGCTGGCACTGGCCGGAGGCGTCACCGTCATGGCGACGACACAGGTGTTCCGGGAGATGTCGCGGCAGCGGGGCCTGGCGGTGGACGGCCGGTGCAAGGCGTTCGCCGACGCGGCCGACGGCACCGGCTTTTCCGAGGGCGTCGGGGTTCTGGTGCTGGAGCGGCTGTCGGACGCGCGGCGCAACGGGCGCCGGATCTGGGCGCTGATCCGTGGCTCGGCGATCAACCAGGACGGGGCGTCCAACGGGCTGACCGCGCCGAGCGGGCCGGCCCAACAGCGGGTGATCCGGGCGGCGTTGGCCAACTCGCGCATCCAGGCCACAGACGTGGATGTGGTGGAGGCCCACGGCACCGGCACCATGCTGGGCGATCCGATCGAAGCACAGGCGGTGCTGGCGACCTACGGGCAGGACCGGGACCCGGATCGGCCGCTGTGGCTCGGGTCGTTGAAGTCGAACATCGGCCACGCGCAGGCGGCCGCCGGCGTCGGTGGGATGATCAAGATGATCATGGCGATGCGCCACCGGACGATGCCCAGGACCCTGCACGTGGACCGTCCGACGACACATGTGGACTGGTCGGCCGGGGCGGTGGAGCTGTTGACCGGGTCCATGAAATGGCCGAGTGCTCCGGGACGGCCCCGGCGCGCGGGCGTGTCCGCCTTCGGGGCCGGCGGCACCAACGCGCACCTGATCCTGGAGCAGGCGCCAGAGGACGAGGCGGTGCCCGACGCGGTCGGTCAAGTGCCCGGCGGTGCGGACGGGTTGGTGCCCTGGATCGTCTCGGCGCGGTCGGCGGGGGCGCTGCGGGCCCAGGCGGAGAAGCTGCGCGACTTCGTCACAGCCGACGCGGACCTGGATGCCGTGGACATCGGCCGGTCGTTGGTGTCGAACCGGTCGCTGTTCGAGCATCGCGCGGTGGTACTGGGGCGCGGCCGGGACGAGTTGCTGAACGGCCTGGCGGCAGTGGGCGAGGGCACGGAGTCGGCCCGGGTGCTGCGCGGCCTCGCCGGTGACCTCGGGGGAACGGTCTACATGTTCCCGGGTCAGGGCTCTCAATGGGCCGGTGTCGCAAGGGAGTTGTACGAGGCATTCCCCGTCTTCGCGCGGAGCCTCGACGAGGTCTGCGAACGATTCGACGCCCAACTGTCCTTCGCGCTCAAGCCCCTCCTCCTCGCCGACGCGCCCCCGGAAGCCCGGGCCCGGCGGACCGACATCGCGCAGCCCGCGCTGTTCGCCCTGCAAGTCGCCCTGTACCGGCTCATGGTGGAGTTCTGCGGGCCGCCCGACCACCTGCTCGGTCACTCGGTGGGCGAGATCGCCGCCGCCCATGTGTCCGGCGCCCTCGACCTGAACAGCGCGACCAGGCTGGTGGCCGCCCGGGGGCGAGTCATGCAGACGGTCACCGAGCGCGGCGCGATGCTCGCCGTGCGCGCATCCGAGCACGACGTGAGCGCCCTGCTCGGCCCGTACGACCGCATCGGCATCGCCGCCGTGAACGGCCCCGACTCGGTGGTGGTCTCGGGCAGCCGCGACGAGGTCGTCGAACTCCGCGAACTCCTCGTGGCCGGCGGCACCTCGGCCAAGCTGCTGGAGGTCGACCACGCGTTCCACTCCCCGCTCATGGATCCGATCCTGGACGAGTTCGCGGCATCGATCGGCGGGTTCCCAGCGGGCGGGATGTCGATCTCGGTCGTCTCGACCAGGCTGGGCCGCGAGGCCACGCCGGAGGAACTGACGTCCGTCACGCACTGGGTGAACCACGTCCGCGAACCCGTCCGCTTCTACACCGCGGTGGAATGTGCCCGTACGGCCGGCGCGCACGTCTTCCTCGAACTCGGGCCGGGCTCCACGCTCACGAGCATCACCAGGGAGGCGTTCGCCGTCGCGGGAGTGGACGACGCGGTGGTGCTCGCGTCGTCGCGACGCAACCGCGGAGCGGTCGAGCCCCTGCTCGGCGCACTGGCCCAGTTCCACGTCCGGGGCGGGGCGGTCGACTGGGGCGCCCTGTTCGGCTCGCGCCACTCGGTGGACCTCCCGACGTACGCGTTCCAGCGGCACCGGTACTGGCTGGACTTCCAGGCGGAGGCGGGCGCCAGCAACATGGCCTCGGCCGGACTGTCCACGGCGGAACACCCGCTGCTGGGCGCCGTGGTGGACCACCCCGGCACCGACGAGGTGGAGTTCACCGGCCTATGGTCCCTGCGGACCCACGACTGGTTCGCCGATCACACCGCGTTCGGCGAGGTCGTCGTACCCGCCACCGCCTATCTGGACCTCGCGCTGTGGGCGGGCGACTTCGTCGGGTGCGCGGCCGTGGCGGAACTCTCCCTGGAAGTCCCGCTGATCCTTCCCGCCTCGGACGACGTCCGGGTACGCGTCGTCGTCGGCGCGCCGGAGGAGACGGGACACCGCTCCCTGGACGTGTACTCACACTCCACCGGAGACGACCCGACGACCGGCGGCTGGACGCGCCACGCGACGGGGAGCCTGACACCGGGCACGGCACTGAAACCTGACGCACCGTCACTCGCCGTCTGGCCGCCACCCGGAGCGAAGCGGCTCGACATCGATGGGCTTTACGACACGTTCATGGACGCGGGGTTCGACTACGGGCCGACGTTCCGCGGACTGCGGGAGGTGTGGCGGCGCGGTGACGAACTCTTCGCGACGGCCAGGCTGCCGACGGACGGTGAAGGCTCGCTCGGTGGCGGATTCGCCCTGCATCCGGCGCTGATCGACTCGGCGCTGCACGTCGTGGTGGCCGGCGGCGTCATCGCGGTGGACGGCGGCCAGGCCTGGATGCCCTTCTCCTGGTCCGGTGCGGAGCTGCTCGGGGAGTGCGGCCCGAGCGTGCGGGTCCGGATCTCCCCGGCCGGCGAGAGCGCGGTGGCCGTGACGATCGCCGACGACCACGGCCACGAGATCGCCCGCGTCGGGGCGTTGACGTTCCGGCCGACGAGCGCCGAGCAGCTGCGCTCGGCGCGCGGCGCACACGAGCAGTCGCTGTACGAAGTGGGATGGCGGTCGGTACAGCCGCCGGCGCGTCCAACTCCTCCCGGACAGTGGGGTGTTCTAGGCAACGCGAACGGCTTGGCCGCTCGGCTCTCCCGGCCGGGTGGTGATGAGAGCGCCGTGTTGTACGCCTCCATGGACGACGCCGTCGCCGGGGAGGCACCATGGCACCTCGTGCTCTGTCTGGACGACCTCGTCGCCGACGACCCCGATCTGCTCGCTACGGTCGGCGGCGCGGACACGCAGGTGCTGGAGCGGGTCCAGCGGTTCCTCGCCGAGGAGTCGCTCGCCGGATCCACGCTGGTGGTCCTCACCCGCCTGGCCCTCGCCACCGGCGGCGGAGAGCATGTCGAGAGCCTTCCGGGCGCCTCCGTGTGGGGTCTGATCCGGTCGGCCCAGACGGAGCACCCCGGCAGGTTCCGGCTGGTGGACGTCGATGACGAGGAGGCGTCCTGGGCGGGTCTGTCCGACGCCCTCGCCCTCGACGAGGACCAACTGGCCCTGCGAGGCGGCGCGTTCCTCGTGCCTCGCATGACGCGGGCCGCACCGGCGGCCAACCGGATCGAGCCGCCGGCGGTCGGCGCCCACCGGCTGGGCATCCCGGACAAGGGGACGCTGGAGAACCTGATCTGGGTCCCCTGCCCGGAGGCGGAGGCGCCGCTGACGAGCGGACAGGTCCGCGTCGCCGTGCACGCGGCGGGCCTCAACTTCCGGGACGTCACGATCGCCCTGGGGCTGGTGGCGAGGACCGCCATCGACGCGGGCATCGGCAGCGAGGGCGCCGGCACCGTGATCGAGGTGGCGGACGACGTCACCGGCCTCGCACCGGGCGACCGCGTCATGGGCATCTTCTCCGGCGCCTTCGGTCGCGTGGCCGTGGCCGATCACCGCATGCTCATGCCCATCCCGGAAGACTGGAGCTATGTAGAGGCCGCGTCGGTGCCGGGCGCCTTCCTCACCGCCTACTACGCCCTCTTCCGTGTGACCAACCTGGAGAAGGGCCAACGGATCCTCATCCACGCCGCAGCCGGCGGTGTGGGAATGGCGGCCGTACAACTGGCGAAGCACGTCGGTGCCGAGATCTTCGGAACCGCGAGCCCGGCCAAGTGGCCCGCACTGCGCGATCTGGGGCTGGACGATGCGCACCTTGCGTCGTCGCGGGACCTGGAGTTCGCGGACACGTTCCTGGAATCCTCGGGCGGTCGCGGCGTGGACGTCGTACTGAACTCGCTCGCGCACAGCTTCGTCGACGCCTCGCTGAGGCTGCTGCCCGAGGGCGGGAGCTTTGTCGAGATGGGCAAGACGGACATCCGCGAGCCCGGGCAGGTGGCGGCCGACCATCCGGGCGTCGACTACCGGGCCTTCGACCTCTACGAGGCCGGCCCGGACCGGATCAGTGAGATGTTCCGGGCCGTCATGGAGCTGTTCGCCGACGGGCGGGTGCGGTTCAACCCGATCGCCGTCCGGAACATCCGCGACGCACGCACGGCGTTTCGCGAGATGAGCCAGGGCCGCCACACCGGGAAGATCATTTTCGATCTGGGCAGCGGCTACGGCGGCGGGACCGTTCTGGTCACCGGCGGAACCGGGGGAGTCGGTTCACTGGTGGCCCGGCATCTCGTCGCCGAACACGGCGTCCGGAGCCTGGTGCTGGCCGGCCGCCGGGGAATGGCGGCCGACGGGGCCCCGGAGCTGGTCTCGGACCTGGAGAAGGCGGGGGCACGCGTCAAGGTCGTGGCATGCGATGTCGCGGACCGGGCCGCCGTGGCGGACCTCCTCGCCGACATGCCGCCCGCGTACCCGCTGACGGCCGTCCTGCACGCTGCGGGAGTGCTCGCGGACGGCACCGTCGAATCGCTGACCGCCGAGAGCCTCGACCACGTACTGCGCGCCAAGGTCGGCGGCGCGGTCAACCTGCACGCGCTGACCAAGGAACACCACCTCTCCGCGTTCGTCCTGTTCTCCGCGCTCGCGGGCACACTCGGCACCGGAGGACAGGCCAACTACGCGGCGGCGAACGGCTTCCTGGACGGTCTGGCGGCGTGGCGCAGGGCGTCCGGCCTCGTCGGCACGTCCCTGTGCTGGGGCTGGTGGCAGCAGCCGAGCGGTATGACCGGGCACTTGAACGACGTCGACCGCTCGCGGGTCCGGCGGCTGGGCGTCGCCGAGATGCCGGCACCGGAAGCCCTGGCCCTGCTCGACTCGGCACGCGCGATCGACAGGCCCGTGCTCATCCCGGCCCGGCTGGACCTCCCCGCCCTGCGCAACACGACCGGAGCCGAACTGCCGCTCCTCCTGCGAGATCTGGTCGACGCCGGCCGCACCCGCCGCAGGCCGACGGGCATGAGCGGGGGCGGTTCCCTCCTCGGCCTGCCCGACGGACTGGCCGCCTTGGCGCGGGACGAGGCGGAGACCGCCGTACTGGACTGGATCCGCCTGCAGTCCGCCCTCGTGCTCGGACATCCGTCCGGCGCGACCGTCGACGCCGACCAGGCGTTCACCCACCTCGGATTCGACTCGCTGACCTCCGTAGAGCTGTGCAACCGCCTCGCGTCGGCAACCGGACTGCACCTGCCGACCACGCTCGTCTTCAGCTACCCGACACCACGCGACCTGGCCCGGCACCTGCTCGGCCTGCTGCGTCCGGTGTCCGACACGAGCACGGCCGAGGACGCGGAGATCCGCGAAGCACTGCGGACCGTCCCGATCGACAGCCTGCGCCGGGCGGGGCTCCTGGAGCTGGTCCTGGCCTGCGCCGAACCACGCCGGCCGGACGCGGACAGCGGCGCGGACGAACTGGGGGCCATGGACCTGGAAGCGCTCGTCGACCTGGCACTGGACGAGAGGGGCAAGTGA